The following is a genomic window from Ignavibacteriales bacterium.
ATTGCGTGCGATATAACGTGCGCCCTGTGTGTTTCAGTTAACCTTGAGGAGACCAGCTTTGCCAGATCAGCACCTCGAAGCTGAAGTCATAAGTGGCAAAGAAAGCAAGACGATTGAAACTTCTCTCGAAGCTCTGTGGGAGAAGGCACGTCTCGTTTCTGAAGTGCTCGTCCAGTTGAAAGAGACGAACGGCGTGCTTCAGAGGAAAGTGGACGATCTCGAAGCTGTCGAGCAGAGTTTGAAAGTGGAGCTTGCAGCGAAAGAACGGGAACTGGAACGCTTGCGTCAGGATGCGCTTCGATTGCAGTCCAATGGATCGAACATCCTCACGAAAGAAGAAAAGGAGGCACTGAAAGCAAGGATCAAGGACCTCATCGGAAAAATCAATTCACACTTGTAGTCCTCGTGTTCTTGTTTTGATCGTGGCCATGGCTAGGTCTTTGGGAAATTCACTCGATATCTATCACTCGGTGCGTGCGAGCCTATGAACGGAAAGAGCATTAAGGTCAAAATCTTCGGTTCAGAGTATCCTCTGCGCGGTGAGAATGAGGATTTTACCAAGAAGATCGCAGCCTATGTGGATACGATGATATCCACAATTCATGAGAAGATTCCAGAGCAGCCGCCATTGACTGTTGCGGTGCTTTCTGCTTTGAATATTACCGAAGATCTGATGAAAGAACGAGAACGAAGTCAGCAGTCGTTGACACATTTGGAGACGGAGATCATCAAGCTGTCGAACTATCTCGACAATTGCCTGGAGGTTGATACAACCGTACCAAAGAGTGA
Proteins encoded in this region:
- a CDS encoding cell division protein ZapA gives rise to the protein MNGKSIKVKIFGSEYPLRGENEDFTKKIAAYVDTMISTIHEKIPEQPPLTVAVLSALNITEDLMKERERSQQSLTHLETEIIKLSNYLDNCLEVDTTVPKSD